TTTTCGTTACACAGGTACGAGTATGTAAATTAACGAACTATACATAAATAAAAGGCTGGCCGTTTGCTAATCAATGGTTAACCGGTTATACATAATACAAAAAGCCTGCAGGTATTTATACCCTGCAGGCTTAAGTACGTGGTGAATTTACCGGGGCCTCCGTATTTATACGGATACGCTTAGAGGGCTATATTCACCGAGACCATATAGTTAACCGGTGCGGCCGGGAAATAGAAATTCGAAGTCACCACCTGCCCGTTGCTGATATAGCTGGAGGTATACCCGTTGGGTTCGTACAGTGCATTGAATATATTGTACGCCATGAGGCTCACCTGAACCTGTTTGAACAACGGCTGGGGTACCGTCCACAACACCTGTGCGTTTTCATAAAAAAACGGATCGAGGCTGCGGCTGTCTTTGGAGGTATTGTCCAGGTACTGGCGGCCCACATATTTGCTGAGGAGACTCAGCTTCAGGGACCTGACCGGTGTGAAGTCCAGCGTTGCGCCCCCGATCACGTCCGGGGACAACGCAATATCCGTGGAATGGTATTGGTTTTCATGCTGGGTCCCGTTATCGTAGTCGGTGAGGTATTCCGTAAAGTTCAGGACTTTGTTTTGGCTGAGCGTGAGGTTGGCGCTTGCCGAAAACCAGCGTGTCAATTTAAGGCCACCCTGGAGTTCCAGACCGGCCCGGTAGCTGTCCGGAATGTTGGTCCGTGTGTATTCCCCCACGTCGTTGATCTTTCCGGTGAGGACCAACTGATCCTTGTACCGCATATAATACGCGGTGGCGTTCCACGAGAAGGTCCGGGTCTTTTGCCCCAGGCTGGCCTCCAGGTCGAGCAGGTGTTCCGCCTTGGGTTGTTGTGCCTCGTTGGCTTCGAAGTCGGACCGGTTGGGCTCGTGCCCTGCCATGCTCACAGACAGGTAACCGTTCCATCCCCCGGCACCGGTATAGCTGATGCCTGCTTTCGGATTAAAGAAATTGAAGTCCTTGTGTACATACAGCCCCGGATTGTCGTCAAACCCGTTGATATAATAGGTGATGACCCGGTCCTGAAGGTCTATAAACGAGCTCCAGGTCCGGCTGAAACGGTGTTGCCACTTGACATAGGCGTTCCAGTCCGTCTTATGGGCGACGTCCCAATAATATTGATAATCGTTGGGGAACCCCACCTGGGCCCAGGTGACGATCCCGTAGTGCTCCCCGTCATAACGGTCCCACCCACCGCCGGCAATGACCTGGTCGTTCCCGGAATGGTACTGAAGAGACGCGATGCCACCGTAGAACCAGTTGTTCAACCAAAGCTGCTGGATCAGGTCTGTGGTCGTGATCGTATCCCCGTTAAAAACCGGGTTGGATAACCCATAAGCGGAAAACGACTGTTGTGGAGAATATTCCACATAGTACCCCCATCCCCTGGTCAGGAAGGCCGCCGTGTTCAGGTCCCAGTGATGGCTAAGGGTATGGTTGTAAAACAATTGGTAGTAGTTCTGCCAGTAATTATCCGTCTGATTGGGGTACGTAAAATAGTTGTACTTCCGGCGGTCGGACTTGAAGAGATTGACGGAATCCTCCGGCGTAAAGAAGGAGGACCCGATGTTGTTGTCATAGTACTGCTGGAGGTCGGCCTGGCTTCCAAAAAGCTTGGCGCCCGGAACCCCGTTCCATGTCTGGTAGGTTTTTTCCGTTCCCCCGATAAAATTAAACCTGAGCGAAGACTTCTCCGTCAGGTAAGCTGCGGACAGGTAGATCGACTTCAGGTCGCTCGACCCCCGGTCCACATAACCCAGGCTGGTGATCCTCGATACGCGCGCTTCCAGGGTAAAATGGTCATCGATCAAACCGGACCCCGCCTTGACCATGGTTTTCCAGGTATTGTAGGAACCCACGCTGTTGTCAACTTCCCCATAGGCCTTGTCGTTGACCTCATTGGTGCTGAGGTTGATGGTAGCGCCAAAGGCACCCGCCCCGTTCGTCGACGTCCCGACACCCCTTTGAATTTGCATGGAGCTGATGGAACCCGCGAGATCGGGAAGGTCTACAAAATAGACGCCCTGGTCCTCGGCGTCGTTCATCGGAATGCCGTTGAGCGTGACGTTGATCCGGGTCTGGTCGACCCCCCGGATACTCAACCCGGTGTAGCCCACCCCGTTGCCCGAATTGGAATTGATCACGACCGAGGGGGTTTGATCAAGAAGATACGGGATGTCTTGTCCCACATTGTTTTCCGCGATTTCCTTTTTACCCAGGTTGGTCGTGCTGAAGGGGGCCTTGTCGTCTACGCGAACCGCCTTTACTTCGATC
This region of Dinghuibacter silviterrae genomic DNA includes:
- a CDS encoding TonB-dependent receptor; protein product: MKKLFWAMCCFVSPLLPSAQVLLHGTVTDSVTHEPLEGVSLRLERTGGGLSDQDGIFRIKAPKPGEYLLTASEVGYKTQTLTVRLDAATTEANISLSRLHLFLQPIEVKAVRVDDKAPFSTTNLGKKEIAENNVGQDIPYLLDQTPSVVINSNSGNGVGYTGLSIRGVDQTRINVTLNGIPMNDAEDQGVYFVDLPDLAGSISSMQIQRGVGTSTNGAGAFGATINLSTNEVNDKAYGEVDNSVGSYNTWKTMVKAGSGLIDDHFTLEARVSRITSLGYVDRGSSDLKSIYLSAAYLTEKSSLRFNFIGGTEKTYQTWNGVPGAKLFGSQADLQQYYDNNIGSSFFTPEDSVNLFKSDRRKYNYFTYPNQTDNYWQNYYQLFYNHTLSHHWDLNTAAFLTRGWGYYVEYSPQQSFSAYGLSNPVFNGDTITTTDLIQQLWLNNWFYGGIASLQYHSGNDQVIAGGGWDRYDGEHYGIVTWAQVGFPNDYQYYWDVAHKTDWNAYVKWQHRFSRTWSSFIDLQDRVITYYINGFDDNPGLYVHKDFNFFNPKAGISYTGAGGWNGYLSVSMAGHEPNRSDFEANEAQQPKAEHLLDLEASLGQKTRTFSWNATAYYMRYKDQLVLTGKINDVGEYTRTNIPDSYRAGLELQGGLKLTRWFSASANLTLSQNKVLNFTEYLTDYDNGTQHENQYHSTDIALSPDVIGGATLDFTPVRSLKLSLLSKYVGRQYLDNTSKDSRSLDPFFYENAQVLWTVPQPLFKQVQVSLMAYNIFNALYEPNGYTSSYISNGQVVTSNFYFPAAPVNYMVSVNIAL